Proteins from a single region of Sphingomonas swuensis:
- a CDS encoding TetR/AcrR family transcriptional regulator: MTRVCKGRPREFDVDEALAAALRVFWSKGYDGASLTDLTDAMGITRPSLYAAFGNKEALFKKALDLYEKEKLAYIGEALSAPTSREVAERLLTGALEMQTSECEPRGCLRVISTISCGQEADSVRADLVARRASSHQALLDRMQRAKDEGDLPAHADAEAMTNYLLAILQGMSVQASSGASKEQLEEVVRTSVAFWPGK, from the coding sequence ATGACCAGGGTCTGCAAAGGCCGTCCGCGCGAGTTCGATGTCGACGAGGCATTGGCTGCGGCGCTGCGCGTCTTCTGGAGCAAGGGCTATGATGGCGCGTCGCTGACCGACCTTACCGATGCGATGGGCATTACCCGGCCGAGCCTCTATGCGGCCTTCGGCAACAAGGAAGCGCTCTTCAAGAAGGCGCTCGATCTCTACGAGAAGGAAAAGCTCGCCTACATCGGCGAGGCGCTGAGCGCCCCGACCTCGCGCGAAGTGGCCGAGCGGCTGCTTACGGGTGCGCTCGAGATGCAGACCAGCGAATGCGAGCCGCGCGGCTGCCTGCGCGTCATCAGCACCATTAGCTGCGGGCAGGAGGCCGACTCGGTCCGGGCCGATCTCGTCGCGCGTCGTGCCTCGTCGCACCAGGCGCTGCTCGACCGCATGCAGCGCGCCAAGGACGAGGGCGACCTGCCGGCGCATGCCGACGCCGAGGCGATGACCAACTACCTGCTCGCGATCCTGCAGGGCATGTCGGTCCAGGCGAGCAGTGGTGCCTCCAAGGAGCAGCTCGAGGAAGTGGTGCGCACGAGCGTCGCTTTCTGGCCCGGAAAATAG
- a CDS encoding efflux RND transporter periplasmic adaptor subunit yields the protein MEEVLHPVEPPTGLSRLNAKQKIALGLVPLALVAGIAFGRPGGPEANAAPPPVTVTAAQPLVRQVSEWDDYSGRFEASRSVEVRPRVSGAIVGVHFRDGSYVRQGQLLFTIDPRPFAASLAEARAAVAGARSELSLAQADLSRAQRLLEADAVSRSDVDRLRARVQAAQASLAAADARVRSRQLDVGFTQVRAPISGRVSDRRIDAGNLVQGEGGGEATLLTTINALDPIYFTFDASEALFLKARRAQENGEAPSEVKIRLQDETDYRWRGRLDFTDNGLDTRSGTIRLRAVIDNGRQFLTPGMFGNLRLASGDARPALLVPDAAVTTDQARKVVTVVGRDGSLAPRSVVTGPLIDGLRVIRSGLEPSDRIVISGAQLAMPGMKVQVRPGTIKAAAPPPAAPQSAPLAGSATFATR from the coding sequence ATGGAAGAAGTCTTGCACCCTGTCGAACCGCCTACCGGCTTGTCCCGGCTGAATGCCAAGCAGAAGATCGCGCTCGGCCTCGTTCCTCTCGCCCTCGTCGCCGGGATCGCCTTTGGCCGTCCGGGCGGACCCGAGGCCAATGCCGCGCCGCCACCGGTAACGGTGACCGCCGCCCAGCCGCTGGTCCGACAAGTGTCCGAGTGGGACGACTACTCCGGCCGCTTCGAAGCCAGCCGCTCAGTCGAAGTGCGTCCGCGGGTGTCGGGCGCGATCGTTGGAGTCCACTTCAGGGACGGCAGCTACGTCCGGCAGGGACAACTCCTCTTCACCATCGATCCGCGCCCCTTCGCCGCATCGCTGGCGGAGGCGCGCGCCGCGGTGGCCGGTGCCCGCAGCGAACTCAGCCTCGCGCAGGCCGACCTGTCGCGGGCGCAGCGGTTGCTCGAAGCCGACGCGGTCTCGCGCAGCGACGTCGACCGGCTTCGTGCGCGGGTCCAGGCCGCGCAGGCCTCGCTCGCCGCAGCGGACGCACGAGTCCGTTCACGGCAGCTCGACGTCGGCTTCACCCAGGTCCGCGCGCCGATCAGCGGCCGCGTCTCGGATCGTCGCATCGACGCCGGCAACCTCGTTCAGGGCGAGGGCGGGGGCGAAGCGACCCTGCTCACCACCATCAACGCACTCGACCCGATCTACTTCACCTTCGACGCGTCCGAGGCGCTGTTCCTCAAGGCCCGGCGGGCGCAGGAGAATGGCGAGGCGCCGAGCGAGGTGAAGATCCGGCTCCAGGACGAAACCGACTATCGCTGGCGCGGCCGGCTCGACTTCACCGACAATGGTCTCGACACGCGGTCGGGGACGATCCGGCTCCGAGCGGTGATCGACAATGGCCGCCAGTTCCTGACGCCGGGCATGTTCGGCAACCTCCGCCTCGCCTCGGGCGACGCGCGCCCGGCGCTGCTGGTGCCCGATGCGGCGGTCACGACCGACCAGGCCCGCAAGGTGGTGACCGTAGTCGGCCGCGACGGCAGCCTGGCGCCACGTTCCGTTGTCACCGGTCCGCTGATCGACGGCCTGCGGGTGATCCGTTCGGGGCTCGAGCCCAGTGACCGGATCGTGATCAGCGGCGCGCAGCTCGCCATGCCCGGAATGAAGGTGCAGGTCCGTCCCGGCACCATCAAGGCCGCGGCGCCGCCGCCTGCTGCGCCGCAGTCCGCG